GCGGGAAGGTGGCCCTCGTCACGGGGAGCACGCGCGGCATCGGGCGTGCGATCGCCGAGACCCTCGCCGGCGCCGGGGCGCGCGTGGCCGTCGTCGGCCGCGACCTGCCGCGCGCCGAGGCCGCCGCCGCGGAGATCGGGCACGGCGCCCGCGGGTTCGCCTGCGACGTGAGCGAGGTGGCGCAGGTGACCGCGCTCGTGGCCGATGTGGAGGCCGCCTTCGGCACCCTCGACATCCTCGTGAACAACGCCGGCCTCACGAAGGACAACGTCATCATGCGCCTCAAGGACGAGGACTGGGACGCGGTGCTCGATGCCAACCTGCGCGGCGCGTTCGCGAGCATCCGCGCGGCCTCGCGCGGCATGATGAAGCGGCGCAGCGGGCGGATCATCAACATCAGCAGCGTCGTGGGCGTGATCGGCAACCGCGGGCAGGCCAACTATGCCGCCAGCAAGGCGGGGCTGATCGGGCTCACGAAGTCGGTCGCCAAGGAGCTGGCCTCGCGCAACATCCTCTGCAACGCCGTCGCCCCGGGCTTCATCGCCACCGACATGACGGCGGCGCTCGGCGACGACCAGCGGAAGGCCCTCGAGGGGCAGATTCCGCTGGAGCGGCTGGGCAGCCCCGCCGACATCGCGTCGGCGGTGGCGTTCCTGGCCTCGGACCATGCCGCCTACATCACCGGGCAGGTGCTCGTGGTGGATGGCGGCATGGTGATGTAACGTTCGACCCACGGGCCGCGCACCGGCCCCGACTGACCCACCCACGCATCAACCAGCGCACGGAGCGGAAATGGCGGACCATACGGAGAAGGTGAAGACCATCATCGAGCGCGAACTCGGCGTCGAGCGCGACAAGCTCACGAACGAGGCGAGCTTCATCGAGGATCTCGGGGCGGACAGCCTGGACATCGTCGAGCTCGTGATGGAGTTCGAGAAGGAATTCGACATCGACATCCCGGACGAGGATGCCGAGAAGCTCCGCACGGTCGGTGATGCGCTCGGCTACCTGAATTCCAAGGTGCAGGGCTGATGAGGTCTCGTCGGGTCGTCGTCACCGGGCTCGGGTGCCTCACGGCCGTCGGCAACGACGTGGCGACGACCTGGGAGGCGCTCCGCGCCGGCAGGAGCGGCGGGGGGCCGATCACGCGCTTCGACGCCGAGAAGTTCTCCACCCGGTTCGCGAACGAGGTGAAGGCGTTCGACGTCTCGCAGTACATGGACCGCAAGGAGGCGAAGCGCGCGGACCTCTACACCCAGTACGCGGTGGCGGCCTCGGTGCAGGCGATGCGCGACGCCGGCCTCGCCGAGGGCGGCTTCGATCCCGACCGCTGCGGCGTGATCATCGGCAGCGGCATCGGCGGCCTGAAGACGATGGAGGACCAGCACACGAACTACGTGACCGCCGGCCCGAAGCGCATCTCGCCGTTCTTCGTCCCGATGTACATCGTCGACATCGCCGCCGGCGTGGTGTCGATGCAGTTCAACTGCCGCGGCCCGAACTTCGCCACCGTCTCGGCGTGTGCCACCAGCGCCCACGCGATCGGCATGTCGATGCGCACGATCATGTACGGCGACGCCGACCTGATGCTCGCGGGCGGGTCGGAGGCGGCGGTGACACCGATGTCGGTGGGTGGCTTCGCCAGCATGGGGGCGCTCTCCAGCAACAACGACGACTTCATGCACGCGTCGCGCCCGTTCGACGCCACCCGCGACGGCTTCGTGCTCGGCGAGGGGGCCGGCGTGGTGTTGCTCGAGGAGCTCGAGCATGCGAGGCGCCGCGGGGCGCACATCTATGGCGAGGTGGTGGGCTACGGTGCCACCGGCGACGCCCACAGCCTCACCGGCCAGCCGGATGCCCACGAGGGCCTCCAGCGCTCGATGAAGCTGGCGCTGAAGGATGCGGGGCTGACCACCGCCGACGTGCAGTACATCAACGCCCACGGAACTTCCACGCCGCTCAACGATTCAAATGAGTGCCGGGCGATCCGGGCCGTCTTCGGTGCCCATGCCGATGCGCTGAGCGTGAGCTCGACGAAGTCGGCCACCGGGCACATGCTTGGCGCGGCCGGGGCGGTGGAGTTCATTGCCTGCACCCTGGCCATCCGCGACGGCATCATCCCGCCGACGATCAACTACACCACCCCCGATCCCGAGTGCGACCTGGACGTGACGCCGAACACGGCGACGGTACGCCCGGTCGAGGTGGCGGTGAGCAACAGTTCGGGTTTCGGTGGCCACAACGTGTCCATCGCGGTCCGACGATTCCAGGAGTAGTTCCTGCATGATGGCCGTGCCCGCAGTCTCCCCCGACCGCTTGCGCGATCCCGCGCTGGTCCCGATCGCGGAGAAGGTGCGCCGCGGCGAGCGACTGACGGGCGCGGATGCCATCACGCTGTACCGGACGCCCGACCTGCTCGGCCTCGGCCACCTGGCGGACGCGGCCAACCGCGCGCGCCACGGCGACGTGGTCACGTTCGCGTCCAACCAGCACATCAACCCGACCAACATCTGCGTGCTGCGGAAGACCTGCGTCTTCTGCGGCTACGCACGGCTGCCGAAGGAGGAG
The genomic region above belongs to Gemmatimonadaceae bacterium and contains:
- the fabG gene encoding 3-oxoacyl-[acyl-carrier-protein] reductase, whose protein sequence is MDLSGKVALVTGSTRGIGRAIAETLAGAGARVAVVGRDLPRAEAAAAEIGHGARGFACDVSEVAQVTALVADVEAAFGTLDILVNNAGLTKDNVIMRLKDEDWDAVLDANLRGAFASIRAASRGMMKRRSGRIINISSVVGVIGNRGQANYAASKAGLIGLTKSVAKELASRNILCNAVAPGFIATDMTAALGDDQRKALEGQIPLERLGSPADIASAVAFLASDHAAYITGQVLVVDGGMVM
- a CDS encoding acyl carrier protein gives rise to the protein MADHTEKVKTIIERELGVERDKLTNEASFIEDLGADSLDIVELVMEFEKEFDIDIPDEDAEKLRTVGDALGYLNSKVQG
- the fabF gene encoding beta-ketoacyl-ACP synthase II gives rise to the protein MRSRRVVVTGLGCLTAVGNDVATTWEALRAGRSGGGPITRFDAEKFSTRFANEVKAFDVSQYMDRKEAKRADLYTQYAVAASVQAMRDAGLAEGGFDPDRCGVIIGSGIGGLKTMEDQHTNYVTAGPKRISPFFVPMYIVDIAAGVVSMQFNCRGPNFATVSACATSAHAIGMSMRTIMYGDADLMLAGGSEAAVTPMSVGGFASMGALSSNNDDFMHASRPFDATRDGFVLGEGAGVVLLEELEHARRRGAHIYGEVVGYGATGDAHSLTGQPDAHEGLQRSMKLALKDAGLTTADVQYINAHGTSTPLNDSNECRAIRAVFGAHADALSVSSTKSATGHMLGAAGAVEFIACTLAIRDGIIPPTINYTTPDPECDLDVTPNTATVRPVEVAVSNSSGFGGHNVSIAVRRFQE